One stretch of Schlesneria sp. DSM 10557 DNA includes these proteins:
- a CDS encoding acyltransferase family protein — protein sequence MSTDVQSVQTSELPSVTAARSNRNVALDLLRIVSALGVVWFHCKGPGKFLAYAGLPALIALSLGLATAPGASAPFSLMVVKRAKRLLLPWLFWCAVYGGANLIKSQGLKEISRHPANEWAFLAGTSLHLWYLPFAFLVTCLARPLLAYIYYSERTAGATAVMLVSGTTAICAWILETTTFPAPFGQWVFGFPAVAVGLSLPHSGGLSRKTLRVVSLVLAVSIGCLATHSPAFYIPCILGTAAIGAAWLVHIPALGCISWLAGLSFGIYLVHPFVQFLTCRLTPLHEGGLLAILVILISIAVTDGLKRTPLRHFM from the coding sequence ATGAGCACTGACGTGCAATCGGTCCAGACGAGCGAGTTGCCATCCGTCACAGCCGCGAGATCAAACCGGAATGTAGCGCTGGATTTGCTTCGGATTGTCTCTGCTCTCGGAGTTGTCTGGTTCCACTGTAAGGGGCCGGGAAAATTCCTGGCTTATGCCGGCTTGCCTGCACTCATCGCGTTATCTTTGGGGCTTGCTACGGCGCCCGGTGCATCAGCGCCCTTCTCCCTGATGGTCGTGAAGCGAGCGAAGCGACTTCTGTTGCCATGGCTGTTCTGGTGCGCCGTCTACGGAGGCGCGAACCTGATCAAATCACAAGGGCTCAAAGAGATCTCCAGGCATCCCGCTAACGAATGGGCATTCCTGGCAGGCACATCACTTCACCTGTGGTATCTCCCCTTTGCCTTTCTCGTCACCTGTCTTGCGCGACCATTGCTGGCCTATATTTATTATTCGGAACGGACAGCGGGTGCGACGGCCGTGATGCTTGTGAGTGGCACGACCGCGATCTGCGCCTGGATTCTGGAGACAACCACGTTTCCCGCCCCTTTTGGACAGTGGGTATTCGGATTTCCCGCTGTCGCCGTGGGGCTTTCGCTCCCCCATTCGGGCGGCTTATCCAGAAAGACATTACGCGTTGTCTCGCTTGTCCTCGCAGTTTCTATCGGGTGTCTTGCGACGCACTCACCTGCGTTTTATATCCCCTGCATCCTGGGAACAGCAGCAATCGGAGCGGCCTGGCTCGTCCACATCCCCGCCCTTGGCTGCATAAGCTGGCTAGCCGGGCTTAGCTTTGGGATCTATCTGGTCCATCCGTTCGTGCAATTTCTCACCTGTCGATTGACACCACTGCATGAAGGAGGACTACTTGCGATTCTGGTGATCCTGATTTCGATCGCGGTCACGGACGGCCTTAAACGAACTCCACTCAGACACTTCATGTGA
- a CDS encoding aminotransferase class V-fold PLP-dependent enzyme, translating to MNYVPPPRSEWSIPEDITYLNHGSFGPSPRVVQECREGWSRRLERQPMDFYLRQMEPALDEAMSVLARFVGADARDMVFVDNATVGMNVVAASLPLQAGDEVLLNDHEYGAVFRIWRQRCQQTGARVVTAKLGLGSTPETTAEIASGQQNGSDPAAAVVKSIFDAVTPRTRLIVVSHVTSPSAIVLPVAEICREARARGIPVCVDGPHAIAMRDINLGELDCDYYCASLHKWLCAPFGSGFLYVKRQHQRSLTSPVTSWGRSLGGRPERWQDQLNWLGTRDPAPYLAVPAAIRFMEQAGLEQFRLWTHQLAASARQKMESRWGQTAWIPDSIQWYASMIAIPLKNDGWKKPKPNAMHPIQQRLRERYRIEIPVTNCCDQSFLRVSCHLYNTNDDIDRLIDAVEECQGHEANL from the coding sequence TTGAACTATGTACCCCCGCCACGATCCGAATGGTCAATTCCCGAAGATATCACGTACCTTAATCACGGCTCGTTCGGCCCCTCGCCCCGCGTCGTGCAAGAATGCCGTGAAGGCTGGTCCCGACGGTTGGAACGCCAGCCGATGGATTTCTATCTCAGGCAGATGGAACCGGCGCTCGATGAAGCCATGAGCGTGCTGGCGCGATTCGTTGGAGCAGACGCCAGAGATATGGTGTTTGTTGATAATGCGACCGTGGGAATGAACGTGGTTGCCGCCAGCCTACCTCTGCAGGCTGGCGACGAGGTTTTGCTGAATGATCATGAATACGGAGCCGTGTTTCGAATCTGGAGGCAACGATGCCAGCAGACAGGAGCCCGCGTTGTCACAGCGAAGCTCGGACTCGGATCAACCCCTGAGACCACGGCGGAAATCGCTTCCGGTCAGCAAAATGGCAGCGATCCCGCTGCCGCCGTCGTGAAATCCATCTTCGACGCTGTTACCCCTCGGACCAGGCTAATTGTCGTCAGCCATGTGACTTCGCCCTCAGCCATTGTTCTTCCTGTCGCAGAGATCTGCCGTGAAGCACGCGCCCGCGGGATCCCCGTCTGCGTCGATGGACCTCACGCCATCGCGATGCGTGACATCAACCTGGGTGAACTCGACTGCGATTACTATTGCGCCAGCTTGCATAAGTGGCTCTGCGCGCCATTTGGTTCGGGATTCCTGTACGTGAAGCGCCAACACCAACGAAGCCTGACGTCGCCTGTAACGAGTTGGGGTCGAAGCCTGGGTGGCAGACCAGAACGGTGGCAGGACCAGTTGAACTGGCTCGGAACAAGGGACCCTGCTCCATATCTCGCGGTGCCCGCAGCCATCAGATTCATGGAACAGGCGGGACTTGAGCAGTTTCGTCTCTGGACGCATCAATTGGCTGCGTCGGCTCGACAGAAAATGGAATCCCGCTGGGGACAGACTGCCTGGATTCCGGACTCGATTCAGTGGTATGCCTCGATGATCGCCATCCCTCTGAAAAATGACGGTTGGAAGAAGCCAAAGCCCAACGCCATGCATCCAATCCAACAACGTTTGCGTGAACGCTACAGGATCGAAATACCGGTCACAAATTGCTGCGACCAATCGTTCCTCAGGGTGTCTTGCCATCTCTATAACACAAACGACGACATCGACCGATTGATCGATGCCGTCGAGGAATGTCAGGGGCACGAGGCGAATCTCTGA